The window GAATAGTTGGTAGTCCGTGATAACGGCGTGCGTGGATTCCCGATCACTGGACCACTGGCACAACAAGTATCAGACTGTGACAGCGCCACGGCTGGACAAACAGGGGATCGACCAAAAAACGAGAGAACGGCGTACGCTCGAGACGCGGCTAGTGCTCAGTACTCGCCGTTGTCGTCGTTATCGTCGTAGCCATCAGCGTCGTCCTCGTCATAATCGTCGTCTGCATCTTCATCGTCTTCGTCGTAGACATCGTCATCATCGTAGTCATCGTCCTCCTCCTCGACTGGCTCCTCATCGGGTTCTTCATCTTCGTCTTCGACCGGCTCTTCGTCAATTTCGTCTTCGGCGTCGTAGTCGGCGTCGTCTTCGTGTTCGTCGTCTTCGTCAGTCACGCCATCGAGGAGGGTGACGACGTCGAAGGAGCGGTCATCATCGTCGTCAACGTCTCCCTCGGTCTCCGGCGGCTCGAGGTAGCCAATCGCGTAGACGGAGTACGCCTGCCAGGCCTCGACATCGACTTCGACGGAGGCGACCGGCTCGGCCTCATCGTCATCGTAATCGTCATCGTCGTCGTCGTCCTCGTCATCCGGTTCAATCGTTTCGCCATCCTCGGCTTCACCCTCAGGATCGAGATCTGTCCCCTCCTGTGGCTCGGGTGCCTCGCCAGCGGGGTAGATATCGAGGGTCACCGTCCCGGCCATCGCAGCAGCGTAGCCGGACGGAATCGTGAACTCGAGGTCCTCGAAGATGGGCATCAGTGAATCGCTATCGACGATGTCGACAGCCGGCGCATCCGGTGATGCGTGGACTGCTCGAATCTGTCCAGCATCCTCGCCGTCGACGTCTTCCTCGACCTCCTCCGGCGTCCGGTCAGCTAACAGGAGGATTTCGAAGGTTCCCGTCTCGA is drawn from Natronolimnobius sp. AArcel1 and contains these coding sequences:
- a CDS encoding DUF4397 domain-containing protein, producing the protein MTLSRRSTIKTIGIVGTGTALSGTVLGVSEHEDDERDAESVPEDEDMGALRVAHFSPDAPNVDVYINDQRVLADVAYDDVSPYLEIVPGTYSLTVTAAGDPDEVVAQQQFAVEDGFYTAAAIGELGAVEEEDEYDDAEADDNYDDNHDDYDEDEADGYDDDVEDVEDDDDDDGLETGTFEILLLADRTPEEVEEDVDGEDAGQIRAVHASPDAPAVDIVDSDSLMPIFEDLEFTIPSGYAAAMAGTVTLDIYPAGEAPEPQEGTDLDPEGEAEDGETIEPDDEDDDDDDDYDDDEAEPVASVEVDVEAWQAYSVYAIGYLEPPETEGDVDDDDDRSFDVVTLLDGVTDEDDEHEDDADYDAEDEIDEEPVEDEDEEPDEEPVEEEDDDYDDDDVYDEDDEDADDDYDEDDADGYDDNDDNGEY